A genomic segment from Pseudorca crassidens isolate mPseCra1 chromosome 6, mPseCra1.hap1, whole genome shotgun sequence encodes:
- the DUSP28 gene encoding dual specificity phosphatase 28, producing MDAEQAGRRGATKAAPPPFVRVAPSLFLGSAKAAAAPELLERAGVTLCVNVSRQQPGPRAPGVTELRVPVFDDPAEDLLAHLEPTCAAMEAAVRAGGACLVYCKNGRSRSAAVCTAYLMRHRGLTRERAFQTVKSARPVAEPNPGFWSQLQKYEEALQSWSRLPGEPSGPTEP from the exons ATGGACGCGGAGCAAGCCGGACGCCGCGGGGCCACCAAGGCCGCCCCGCCGCCGTTCGTGCGCGTCGCCCCCTCGCTCTTCCTCGGGAGCGCGAAGGCCGCGGCCGCCCCGGAGCTGCTGGAGCGCGCGGGCGTCACCCTATGCGTCAACGTTTCGCGCCAGCAGCCCGGCCCCCGCGCGCCCGGCGTGACCGAGCTGCGCGTGCCCGTATTCGACGACCCGGCTGAGGACCTGCTGGCGCACCTGGAGCCTACCTGTGCCGCCATGGAGGCCGCGGTACGCGCCGGTGGTGCCTGCCTCGTCTACTGCAAGAACGGCCGCAGCCGCTCGGCCGCCGTCTGCACCGCCTACCTCATGCGTCATCGCGGCCTCACGCGGGAGCGGGCCTTCCAG ACTGTGAAGAGCGCCCGCCCGGTGGCCGAGCCCAACCCGGGCTTCTGGTCCCAGCTCCAGAAGTACGAGGAGGCCCTGCAGTCGTGGTCCCGCCTGCCCGGGGAGCCCTCGGGCCCGACTGAGCCCTAA
- the RNPEPL1 gene encoding aminopeptidase RNPEPL1 isoform X1, protein MAAQCCCRKAPGAEAAPARPPPEPPPALDVASASSAQLFRLRHLQLGLELRPEARELAGCLVLELCARRPAPRALVLDAHPALRLHSAAFRRAPAAAAGEPPCAFAFAAPGPSPAPPPPLPAFPEAPGAEPACCPLAFRVDPFTDYGSSLTVTLPPELQAHQPFQVILRYTSTDAPAIWWLDPELTYGSAKPFVFTQGHSVCNRSFFPCFDTPAVKCTYSAVVKAPSGVQVLMSATQSTYVEEEGVYRFHMEHPVPAYLVALVAGDLQPADIGPRSRVWAEPCLLPTATSKLSGAVEQWLSAAERLYGPYLWGRYDIVFLPPSFPIVAMENPCLTFIISSILESDEFLIIDVIHEVAHSWFGNAVTNATWEEMWLSEGLATYAQRRITTETYGAAFTCLETAFRLDALHRQMKLLGEDSPVSKLQVKLEPGVNPSHLMNLFTYEKGYCFVYYLSQLCGDPQRFDSFLRQAYVEKYKFTSVVAQDLLDSFLTFFPELKEQSVDCRAGLEFERWLNATGPPLAEPDLSQGSSLTRPVEALFQLWTAEPLDQAAASASTIDISKWRTFQTALFLDRLLDGSPLPQEVVMSLSKCYSSLLDSMNAEIRIRWLQIVVRNDYYPDLHRVRRFLESQMSRMYTIPLYEDLCTGALKSFALEVFYQTQGRLHPNLRRTIQQILSQGLGPGTEPSVEQGGAGADSEADTDAPALLLGDEAPGSAISLRDVNVSA, encoded by the exons ATGGCGGCGCAGTGCTGCTGCCGCAAAGCGCCCGGCGCCGAGGCCGCGCCCGCGCGTCCGCCGCCCGAGCCGCCGCCCGCCCTGGACGTGGCCTCGGCCTCCAGCGCGCAGCTCTTCCGCCTCCGCCACCTGCAGCTGGGCCTGGAGCTGCGGCCCGAGGCGCGCGAGCTGGCCGGCTGCCTGGTGCTCGAGCTGTGCGCGCGGCGCCCCGCGCCCCGCGCGCTCGTGCTCGACGCGCACCCGGCCCTGCGCCTGCATTCGGCCGCCTTCCGCCgcgctcccgccgccgccgccggcgaGCCACCCTGCGCCTTCGCCTTCGCTGCACCCGGGCCGAGTCCCGCGCCGCCGCCCCCGCTGCCCGCCTTCCCCGAGGCACCCGGCGCGGAGCCCGCATGCTGCCCGCTGGCCTTCAGGGTGGACCCTTTCACGGACTACGGCTCCTCGCTCACCGTCACGCTGCCGCCTGAACTGCAGGCGCACCAGCCCTTCCAGGTCATCCTGCGCTACACCTCGACCGACGCCCCCGCC ATCTGGTGGCTGGACCCAGAGCTGACCTACGGCAGTGCCAAGCCCTTCGTCTTCACCCAGGGCCACTCCGTCTGCAACCGTTCCTTCTTCCCGTGCTTCGACACGCCCGCCGTCAAGTGCACCTACTCGGCCGTCGTCAAG GCCCCGTCGGGGGTGCAGGTGCTGATGAGTGCCACACAGAGCACCTACGTGGAGGAGGAGGGCGTCTACCGCTTCCACATGGAGCACCCCGTGCCCGCCTACCTCGTGGCCCTCGTGGCCGGGGACCTCCAGCCGGCAGACATCGGGCCCAG GAGCCGCGTGTGGGCTGAGCCATGCCTCCTGCCCACGGCCACCAGCAAGCTGTCCGGCGCGGTGGAGCAGTGGCTGAGCGCAGCCGAGCGCCTCTACGGGCCCTACCTGTGGGGCAG GTATGACATCGTCTTCctgcccccctccttccccatcgTGGCCATGGAGAACCCCTGCCTCACCTTTATCATCTCCTCCATCCTGGAGAGTGACGAGTTCCTGATCATCGACGTCATCCACGAGGTGGCCCACAGCTGGTTCGGCAACGCCGTCACCAACGCCACATGGGAGGAGATGTGGCTGAGCGAGGGCCTGGCCACCTACGCGCAGCGCCGCATCACCACCGAGACCTACG GTGCTGCCTTCACCTGTCTGGAGACAGCCTTCCGCCTGGATGCCCTGCACAGACAGATGAAGCTCCTCGGCGAGGACAGCCCAGTTAGCAAGCTGCAGGTCAAGCTGGAGCCAG GGGTGAATCCGAGCCACCTGATGAACCTGTTCACTTACGAGAAGGGCTACTGCTTCGTGTACTACCTGTCCCAGCTCTGCGGGGACCCCCAGCGCTTTGACAGCTTTCTCCGA cagGCCTACGTGGAGAAGTACAAGTTCACCAGCGTGGTAGCCCAGGACCTGCTGGACTCCTTCCTGACCTTCTTCCCGGAGCTGAAGGAGCAGAGTGTGGACTGCCGGGCAG GGCTGGAGTTTGAGCGCTGGCTGAATGCCACAGGCCCCCCGCTGGCCGAGCCAGACCTGTCTCAGGGATCCAGCCTGACCCGGCCCGTGGAGGCCCTCTTCCAGCTGTGGACCGCGGAGCCCCTGGACCAGGCGGCCGCGTCCGCCAGCACCATCGACATCTCCAAGTGGAGGACCTTCCAGACAGCGCTCTTCCTGGACCGGCTCCTGGACGGGTCCCCGCTGCCCCAGG AGGTGGTGATGAGCCTGTCCAAGTGCTACTCCTCCCTGCTGGACTCGATGAACGCCGAGATCCGCATCCGCTGGCTGCAGATCGTCGTCCGAAACGACTACTACCCTGACCTCCACAGGGTCCGGCGCTTCCTCGAGAGCCAG ATGTCCCGCATGTACACCATCCCGCTGTACGAGGACCTCTGCACCGGCGCCCTCAAGTCCTTCGCCCTGGAGGTCTTCTACCAGACGCAGGGCCGGCTGCACCCCAACTTGCGCCGGACCATCCAGCAGATCCTGTCCCAGGGCCTGGGCCCCGGCACAGAGCCCAGCGTGGAGCAAGGCGGGGCCGGAGCGGACTCGGAGGCGGACACAGACGCACCAGCCCTGCTGCTCGGGGACGAGGCCCCCGGCAGCGCCATCTCTCTCAGGGATGTCAACGTGTCTGCCTAG
- the RNPEPL1 gene encoding aminopeptidase RNPEPL1 isoform X2, producing the protein MAAQCCCRKAPGAEAAPARPPPEPPPALDVASASSAQLFRLRHLQLGLELRPEARELAGCLVLELCARRPAPRALVLDAHPALRLHSAAFRRAPAAAAGEPPCAFAFAAPGPSPAPPPPLPAFPEAPGAEPACCPLAFRVDPFTDYGSSLTVTLPPELQAHQPFQVILRYTSTDAPAIWWLDPELTYGSAKPFVFTQGHSVCNRSFFPCFDTPAVKCTYSAVVKAPSGVQVLMSATQSTYVEEEGVYRFHMEHPVPAYLVALVAGDLQPADIGPRSRVWAEPCLLPTATSKLSGAVEQWLSAAERLYGPYLWGRYDIVFLPPSFPIVAMENPCLTFIISSILESDEFLIIDVIHEVAHSWFGNAVTNATWEEMWLSEGLATYAQRRITTETYGAAFTCLETAFRLDALHRQMKLLGEDSPVSKLQVKLEPGVNPSHLMNLFTYEKGYCFVYYLSQLCGDPQRFDSFLRAYVEKYKFTSVVAQDLLDSFLTFFPELKEQSVDCRAGLEFERWLNATGPPLAEPDLSQGSSLTRPVEALFQLWTAEPLDQAAASASTIDISKWRTFQTALFLDRLLDGSPLPQEVVMSLSKCYSSLLDSMNAEIRIRWLQIVVRNDYYPDLHRVRRFLESQMSRMYTIPLYEDLCTGALKSFALEVFYQTQGRLHPNLRRTIQQILSQGLGPGTEPSVEQGGAGADSEADTDAPALLLGDEAPGSAISLRDVNVSA; encoded by the exons ATGGCGGCGCAGTGCTGCTGCCGCAAAGCGCCCGGCGCCGAGGCCGCGCCCGCGCGTCCGCCGCCCGAGCCGCCGCCCGCCCTGGACGTGGCCTCGGCCTCCAGCGCGCAGCTCTTCCGCCTCCGCCACCTGCAGCTGGGCCTGGAGCTGCGGCCCGAGGCGCGCGAGCTGGCCGGCTGCCTGGTGCTCGAGCTGTGCGCGCGGCGCCCCGCGCCCCGCGCGCTCGTGCTCGACGCGCACCCGGCCCTGCGCCTGCATTCGGCCGCCTTCCGCCgcgctcccgccgccgccgccggcgaGCCACCCTGCGCCTTCGCCTTCGCTGCACCCGGGCCGAGTCCCGCGCCGCCGCCCCCGCTGCCCGCCTTCCCCGAGGCACCCGGCGCGGAGCCCGCATGCTGCCCGCTGGCCTTCAGGGTGGACCCTTTCACGGACTACGGCTCCTCGCTCACCGTCACGCTGCCGCCTGAACTGCAGGCGCACCAGCCCTTCCAGGTCATCCTGCGCTACACCTCGACCGACGCCCCCGCC ATCTGGTGGCTGGACCCAGAGCTGACCTACGGCAGTGCCAAGCCCTTCGTCTTCACCCAGGGCCACTCCGTCTGCAACCGTTCCTTCTTCCCGTGCTTCGACACGCCCGCCGTCAAGTGCACCTACTCGGCCGTCGTCAAG GCCCCGTCGGGGGTGCAGGTGCTGATGAGTGCCACACAGAGCACCTACGTGGAGGAGGAGGGCGTCTACCGCTTCCACATGGAGCACCCCGTGCCCGCCTACCTCGTGGCCCTCGTGGCCGGGGACCTCCAGCCGGCAGACATCGGGCCCAG GAGCCGCGTGTGGGCTGAGCCATGCCTCCTGCCCACGGCCACCAGCAAGCTGTCCGGCGCGGTGGAGCAGTGGCTGAGCGCAGCCGAGCGCCTCTACGGGCCCTACCTGTGGGGCAG GTATGACATCGTCTTCctgcccccctccttccccatcgTGGCCATGGAGAACCCCTGCCTCACCTTTATCATCTCCTCCATCCTGGAGAGTGACGAGTTCCTGATCATCGACGTCATCCACGAGGTGGCCCACAGCTGGTTCGGCAACGCCGTCACCAACGCCACATGGGAGGAGATGTGGCTGAGCGAGGGCCTGGCCACCTACGCGCAGCGCCGCATCACCACCGAGACCTACG GTGCTGCCTTCACCTGTCTGGAGACAGCCTTCCGCCTGGATGCCCTGCACAGACAGATGAAGCTCCTCGGCGAGGACAGCCCAGTTAGCAAGCTGCAGGTCAAGCTGGAGCCAG GGGTGAATCCGAGCCACCTGATGAACCTGTTCACTTACGAGAAGGGCTACTGCTTCGTGTACTACCTGTCCCAGCTCTGCGGGGACCCCCAGCGCTTTGACAGCTTTCTCCGA GCCTACGTGGAGAAGTACAAGTTCACCAGCGTGGTAGCCCAGGACCTGCTGGACTCCTTCCTGACCTTCTTCCCGGAGCTGAAGGAGCAGAGTGTGGACTGCCGGGCAG GGCTGGAGTTTGAGCGCTGGCTGAATGCCACAGGCCCCCCGCTGGCCGAGCCAGACCTGTCTCAGGGATCCAGCCTGACCCGGCCCGTGGAGGCCCTCTTCCAGCTGTGGACCGCGGAGCCCCTGGACCAGGCGGCCGCGTCCGCCAGCACCATCGACATCTCCAAGTGGAGGACCTTCCAGACAGCGCTCTTCCTGGACCGGCTCCTGGACGGGTCCCCGCTGCCCCAGG AGGTGGTGATGAGCCTGTCCAAGTGCTACTCCTCCCTGCTGGACTCGATGAACGCCGAGATCCGCATCCGCTGGCTGCAGATCGTCGTCCGAAACGACTACTACCCTGACCTCCACAGGGTCCGGCGCTTCCTCGAGAGCCAG ATGTCCCGCATGTACACCATCCCGCTGTACGAGGACCTCTGCACCGGCGCCCTCAAGTCCTTCGCCCTGGAGGTCTTCTACCAGACGCAGGGCCGGCTGCACCCCAACTTGCGCCGGACCATCCAGCAGATCCTGTCCCAGGGCCTGGGCCCCGGCACAGAGCCCAGCGTGGAGCAAGGCGGGGCCGGAGCGGACTCGGAGGCGGACACAGACGCACCAGCCCTGCTGCTCGGGGACGAGGCCCCCGGCAGCGCCATCTCTCTCAGGGATGTCAACGTGTCTGCCTAG
- the LOC137225969 gene encoding uncharacterized protein — MGGGRAGPRGAGEGRRWRQRRQRRRRRRRRRGEGTTGSRAGSRPARPRAVRRPARAPLGRRRGRCARGDRGAGGALGGHNLLVGAPPQTRQSPGGGVSVLRPRPEREESWGLASPRGLRAAQRLPRCQGQSAVDGTPSLTSLLGPPPPTRPVGLEPEDLQEGCAWAPTLACPRDPQAGLPATCTLRVSYHQGASRPPGPLDLGEQGLGLIPSLLGTSQRPVLHTEAVEWGSPAGPEELLPLLPTHPQRGWCLPPHIFFFFFGTRAPHRCGLSRCGAQALHEQAQRPWLTGPAALRHVGSSRTGARTHVSCIGRRTPNHCATREAPPHIFVRNQHKPVLREQTDLFYGIKGSPPRHCAGHRGRLHSPPCPCPAEDSAFSAGGRGHCLLTKVQGGWSVVLLSPHPKPLRGEEPESRDC; from the exons ATGGGCGGCGGCCGCGCCGGGCCGCGGGGAGCGGGTGAGGGGCGGCGGtggcggcagcggcggcagcggcggcggcggcggcggcggcggcggggcgagGGCACAACAGGAAGTCGCGCCGGGAgccgcccggcccggccccgcGCCGTGCGCCGCCCCGCTCGGGCTCCGCTCGGCCGCCGCCGGGGGCGCTGTGCGCGGGGAGACCGGGGAGCCGGGGGCGCA CTGGGGGGACACAATCTCCTTGTCGGGGCGCCACCCCAAACTCGCCAGTCACCTGGAGGAGGGGTTTCAGTCCTGCGTCCGAGACCCGAGAGGGAAGAGAGCTGGGGTCTGGCCAGTCCTCGAGGCCTTCGGGCGGCCCAGCGCCTGCCCAGGTGCCAAGGGCAGAGTGCTGTAGATGGCACTCCCAGTTTGACCAGCCTTTTGGGGCCACCACCGCCCACCAGGCCGGTGGGGCTGGAGCCAGAAGACCTTCAGGAGGGCTGTGCGTGGGCGCCCACACTAGCCTGCCCTAGGGACCCGCAGGCAGGCCTACCAGCCACCTGCACACTCAGGGTAAGTTACCATCAGGGGGCTTCTCGCCCTCCTGGTCCCCTGGACTTGGGTGAGCAGGGATTGGGTCTCATCCCTTCTCTCCTGGGCACCTCCCAGCGGCCAGTTCTGCACACGGAAGCGGTGGAATGGGGCAGTCCTGCAGGTCCAGAGGAGCTATTACCActtctgcccacccacccccagcggGGGTGGTGCCTTCcaccccacatttttttttttttttttggcacgcgggcccctcaccgctgtggcctctcccgctgtggagcacaggctctgcatgagcaggcccagcggccatggctcacgggcccagccgctctgcggcatgtgggatcctcccggaccggggcacgaacccacgtctcctgcatcggcaggcggactcccaaccactgcgccaccagggaagccccaccccacATTTTTGTAAGGAACCAACACAAGCCAGTCTTACGGGAGCAAACAGACCTGTTCTATGGTATTAAAGGCAGCCCACCAAGGCACTGTGCGGGCCACAGGGGTCGTCTCCACTCTCCACCCTGTCCCTGTCCTGCAGAGGACAGCGCCTTCAGTGCTGGGGGACGGGGGCACTGCCTGCTGACAAAGGTCCAGGGTGGCTGGAGCGTAGTCCTCCTGTCACCCCACCCCAAACCACTTAGGGGAGAGGAACCTGAAAGCCGGGACTGCTAG